The nucleotide window CAGCGCGACACCGGCCACTGCCAGGAAGATAATCTGTTTACGGTTTTGCTCGTTCACTGGTCGCCGCCGTTTCGGATTCCGGCTCGATGAAGCGGAAGGTGCTCACTACGAACTTCGCCTCACTGACGCCGGCTTCCACGTATTTGATGTCGATGTCGTCAACGCGCACATACCGCTCATAGCACTCGAGGTCATTGATGAAGCGCAGGATCTTGTGAAACTCGCCGCGCGCCGTGACGGTGTACGGCGAAGTCTCTTTGAAAGCGTCTTTCTTCGGATTGCCGGGTTTGAAACTGATGGCGAGGTCATGAGCTTCGCTGATGCTCTCGAGCGTCTGCAGAAAGCTGAGAAACTCTCGTTCGTCGGGAAGCCGCAGCCGCAATTGCTCGCTGAGAGCACCGGTATAACGCTCCAGCGCGCGCAATTCGTCGATATTCGCGGCGTTGCGCTGCGCCTCCGCCAATTCTGCCGATTTCGTCTTGATATCCGTCTGAAGAGACTCCAGCTGCTGCTGTTGTTTCTGATACACGAAGAACACGAAAAGCAGCGCCAGCACGATAATGACCGCGAACACACCGGCAACAAAAAACCAGTCACGACGCGTCACTGTGCCTTTGAAGAAATCGAGCATCAGGCGCCACCTCCCGCATTAATGCCGAAATCCATCGTGAATCGGCGCACGGGGAACCCGTTAAACTCCGTATCTTCGAAGCGCGGGTTCTTCTGGGGGAATACGGCCGCGAATTGCGCGTCGGAGCGGGTATTGTTCAGGAGCGGATTGACGTTGATGCGCATGCTTTCGTCAGCCTTGACATAGCCGGACAGGTGCAGCCGGTGCTCATTCGTCCTGATGATTTCGACTTTCGGCCGGTTGGTCTTGGGGTCCATCACCGGTTCCCGCGTCTTTTCATCCACCACCACTACTTCGCGCTGGTCCATCTCCAGCGACACCCAGATGCGGTCATACCACACGTTTTCCGGGGTCAGCGTAACCAAGCGGTCCAGTTGCTCGGACCAGACAATGCGGTCCTTGAGAATTTCCTCGATGACATCCACTTTCGCCTGAAGCTTCTTCTCCTCCTCCTTCAGGCGCAAGTAGTCCTCGCGAATGGCCGCCAGCTTCTTCAAGTCACTCTCGATGTTCGCCATGCGGTCCTGCTCGTCGACAATCCGGCCGCGCATCATCATGAAGACATAACCCATGGCGGCTATCGCCAGGACCAGGACTAACAGACTGGCAAGATACGGCAGCGGCGTCCGTTTCACGGGCCGCAGATGTTCGGGCAGCAGATTGACGCGAATCATAGGTCTGCCATTCCTCGAGCGGCCAAGCCGATGGCCACCATGAACTGCGCGGGCCGGCCCCGCAACGGGGCAACCGCGCGGTCATCGCCAAGCAAGAGCCCCGATGCCACCGGGTCCGCCACCTCGACGCTCTCGATATCCAGCTCATCCATCAAGGTCTCGCCCAGAATCGGAATATGCGCCACGCCACCACTCAAGATGAGGCGTGAGACCGGCTGCTCGTAAAGTTGGTGCTCATAATAGTCAAAAGAGCGGCGGATTTCCGAAACCATGCGGCCGAGCGGCGGGGCCAGCACCTCGCGCAGGTCCCGGGTCCGGTTCTCGGTTGCCAACGTGGTGATTTCCGGACCGGCGCCGCCCAATGGCTCTCCCAAGCCTTCCAGCTCGTCGTCCAGAGGCGCCAGGAGCGAACCAGAGCTGACCGGCGCGGGCCTTTCCGGCGTTTCGGCCGGCTGCGGGGCGGCGGGCGTTTCCCGGCCCGCCTGCTGCAAGGCTTTTTCGGCTTCTTCCGGCGAACAACGCCGGTCTTTGGCAATCGCCTGAATCAGCTCACGTGCGCCCCAGCTCACGTCCCGGATGAAATTGGAGACGCCATCCTTGACAAAATGGATGCTGGCCGAAGTGTGGCCGACATTGACCAGCGCAACGGTCTCATCGGGCCGCAGCATGCCGCAACACTCGGCGCCGTCGGCGAGCGCCAGCGAATCCACGGTCAACACGCCGTACTGAATTTCCGCCATCCGCGCAATCTGAGCGCGCGCTTCGACGATTTCGTGCTTCGCAGCTACCAGGAGCACCTTCAGCTGCTTCGTTTCGCCTTCCTGCAACTCGCCGAGCACGGTCGAATCCAGGTACACCTCCGACAAGTCATAGGGTATGCTCTGCCCGGCTTCGCGATGAATGACAGCGGATAGTTGGTCCCGCGGAGTGTCGGGAAGGCGCGGATAGCGGATGACGACCGTCTGGCCAGGCAGGGCGCCGACCAAGTGCGTACTGGAAGCAGACATCCCGGCGAGGGCATCCCGGACGGCGTTGGCCTGTGCGAGGGTCGCGTCATTGGCATAGACGGCGCGGTCCACCAGGGCATAGCCCGCCTCCTCCACGCAAAGCCTCCCCCCGGAGCGGGACATCAAGACCGCCTTGCAGGAGTGGTTGCCCACATCCACCCCGATGGCCTTTTTCGGCTTCGTGAACAACACGGCTTTGACGCTCCATCCCTTGGCGAGGTAGCGACCTCGATCACGCTCTAGAACAACCCCACGGACCCACGGGCTACCCGCACAGGCCGCAGGACATCGAAGCACGATCCCATCGCCTTCCATACCCTGTTTTTGATGAGGCTATCAAAAATCTGACTTTTTGTCAACACTTTATTACCTGGGTCGCGCTTCGCCTACCCAAGGCCCGTCCTCCTGCGGCATCCCGGCGCCCACATGGCGGAAGCTCTTGCCAAGCTTGTGCTAAGCGCGTACGCGACCGGCTGCCGGGCTTCCGTTGTATCAGCTGGCTGCCACATTTCGGCCCTCAGTAATTAGTTGACTTTGAAGAAGGCTTTGTTGACTTCAAGGCCGCTTTACATTTTACGTATATTTACGTTATTTGTCAACAGATAATTTTGCTGATAAGTAATCGAGCGGAACGCCAAGGCCCCGCTCGAAAACAAACCCCGCCTGTGCCGTTGAACGAGAAGCTTTAT belongs to Candidatus Hydrogenedentota bacterium and includes:
- the pilO gene encoding type 4a pilus biogenesis protein PilO encodes the protein MLDFFKGTVTRRDWFFVAGVFAVIIVLALLFVFFVYQKQQQQLESLQTDIKTKSAELAEAQRNAANIDELRALERYTGALSEQLRLRLPDEREFLSFLQTLESISEAHDLAISFKPGNPKKDAFKETSPYTVTARGEFHKILRFINDLECYERYVRVDDIDIKYVEAGVSEAKFVVSTFRFIEPESETAATSERAKP
- the pilM gene encoding type IV pilus assembly protein PilM, whose protein sequence is MLFTKPKKAIGVDVGNHSCKAVLMSRSGGRLCVEEAGYALVDRAVYANDATLAQANAVRDALAGMSASSTHLVGALPGQTVVIRYPRLPDTPRDQLSAVIHREAGQSIPYDLSEVYLDSTVLGELQEGETKQLKVLLVAAKHEIVEARAQIARMAEIQYGVLTVDSLALADGAECCGMLRPDETVALVNVGHTSASIHFVKDGVSNFIRDVSWGARELIQAIAKDRRCSPEEAEKALQQAGRETPAAPQPAETPERPAPVSSGSLLAPLDDELEGLGEPLGGAGPEITTLATENRTRDLREVLAPPLGRMVSEIRRSFDYYEHQLYEQPVSRLILSGGVAHIPILGETLMDELDIESVEVADPVASGLLLGDDRAVAPLRGRPAQFMVAIGLAARGMADL